Proteins encoded in a region of the Candidatus Moanabacter tarae genome:
- the secG gene encoding Protein-export membrane protein SecG, whose protein sequence is MANILITIFTFLLIIVCLFLVFVVLLQRANTNAGLGTAFGGGIAESTFGANTGNILTKSTIIASCAFFIISFGLYLGYILNSENPNNSGEILPQLSSEKLPIQIDENAYDSVHSDTVIESSPSVEDSFTTEP, encoded by the coding sequence ATGGCAAATATACTAATTACTATATTCACCTTTCTCTTGATCATTGTGTGCCTTTTTCTTGTTTTTGTTGTTCTACTACAGAGAGCTAATACAAATGCAGGTTTGGGCACTGCTTTTGGTGGAGGAATTGCTGAATCGACCTTCGGTGCCAACACTGGTAATATTTTAACCAAAAGCACCATTATTGCATCATGTGCATTTTTTATAATCAGTTTTGGTCTTTATCTTGGGTACATTCTGAACTCAGAAAACCCGAATAATTCAGGGGAAATCCTGCCCCAGCTTTCATCGGAAAAACTCCCTATCCAAATTGATGAAAATGCGTATGATTCAGTCCATTCGGATACTGTGATTGAATCATCTCCATCGGTAGAAGACTCTTTTACTACTGAACCTTAG
- the ribE gene encoding Riboflavin synthase, whose amino-acid sequence MFTGIIEEKGTVLRFEEGPKAWRLKVSANRIMEGLNLGESVAVNGCCLSVANIDQSTVSFDVVGETIRHTSLGKFKKRQRKSLTMGSVKGLSDPTDLPNVLSVNLERSMRSDGRFGGHFVTGHIDAIGRITELEARQKDYYLRVEPPIGFMKYVVYKGCIAIDGISLTVAEVDKSGFGVYLIPLTIMDTNIGERKVGDEINLEFDLLSKYVERLLPSVNKG is encoded by the coding sequence ATGTTCACAGGAATTATTGAGGAGAAAGGGACTGTTCTTCGATTTGAGGAGGGACCAAAAGCATGGAGATTAAAAGTTTCTGCAAATCGAATAATGGAGGGACTAAATCTTGGCGAAAGTGTAGCTGTTAACGGGTGTTGTCTTTCGGTAGCTAATATTGATCAATCGACAGTTTCGTTTGATGTAGTCGGCGAGACAATTCGGCATACTTCACTTGGGAAATTTAAAAAAAGGCAAAGGAAATCTTTAACAATGGGATCTGTTAAAGGTTTATCAGATCCCACCGATCTGCCCAATGTTTTGTCAGTTAATCTTGAAAGAAGTATGCGTTCTGACGGTCGATTTGGAGGCCACTTTGTCACGGGGCATATCGATGCGATCGGGAGGATCACGGAACTCGAGGCGAGGCAGAAGGACTACTACCTAAGAGTCGAACCGCCGATTGGTTTTATGAAATATGTGGTCTATAAGGGATGCATCGCTATCGATGGTATCTCTCTGACCGTGGCCGAAGTCGATAAATCTGGATTCGGGGTATACCTGATTCCTCTCACTATAATGGATACCAATATAGGTGAAAGGAAAGTAGGAGACGAGATCAACCTTGAGTTTGATCTGCTTAGTAAATATGTAGAGAGATTACTTCCTTCTGTGAATAAAGGATGA
- the Vejaci_2 gene encoding 3,6-anhydro-alpha-L-galactonate cycloisomerase, protein MKITDIRVESFRWPRMKPISNGLHTYTHSGVGLVFVETDQGTTGIGLGGEKGGVVGATINYMKELLVGEDPIDVERLWHKMWVPKLTGRRGLTTRGISAIDIALWDLRGKIAGMPLYKMLGGFRRSVPTYIAGGYYEEGKGLRELQEEMIEHVESGAKAVKMKIGALPIKEDVERVKAVRNAIGPDIDLMIDANASYRWYEAVRLAGWVEEYEPFWFEEPIGPDDLEGHKRIAEKTSIPLATGENEYTRYGFRDLISMGCVPILNPDAVILGGVTEFMKVVAISQAHDLDIAPHGPQEIHIHLVSAIANGLILEFYPKRMDPMWGKIYKETLVLNDDGTVSPPEVPGIGIEPRYETLERYRVS, encoded by the coding sequence ATGAAGATCACAGACATTAGGGTAGAGAGTTTTCGTTGGCCGCGGATGAAACCTATATCGAACGGATTGCACACCTATACCCATTCGGGAGTTGGGTTAGTTTTTGTTGAAACAGATCAAGGGACAACGGGAATTGGTTTAGGAGGAGAGAAAGGCGGTGTGGTTGGAGCGACCATTAATTATATGAAAGAATTGCTAGTTGGTGAAGATCCAATCGATGTCGAAAGGTTGTGGCACAAGATGTGGGTTCCAAAATTAACTGGAAGACGCGGTCTAACCACCCGGGGTATTAGCGCCATTGATATCGCTCTTTGGGATCTTCGAGGGAAGATAGCAGGAATGCCTTTGTACAAGATGTTGGGTGGATTTAGAAGAAGTGTTCCTACTTATATCGCAGGCGGTTATTACGAGGAAGGGAAAGGTCTTAGAGAATTACAGGAAGAAATGATTGAACATGTAGAGTCCGGGGCGAAGGCAGTGAAGATGAAAATCGGTGCTCTCCCTATTAAGGAAGACGTTGAGAGGGTTAAAGCAGTTCGGAATGCAATTGGTCCAGACATTGACCTCATGATAGATGCGAATGCTTCATATCGATGGTATGAAGCGGTTCGGCTAGCAGGTTGGGTTGAGGAGTACGAACCATTTTGGTTTGAGGAACCGATTGGACCCGATGATTTAGAAGGTCACAAAAGAATTGCGGAGAAGACTTCAATTCCACTCGCAACAGGAGAGAACGAATATACTCGCTATGGTTTTCGTGATCTTATTTCGATGGGGTGTGTTCCCATTCTTAATCCAGATGCAGTAATTCTTGGTGGAGTTACCGAATTCATGAAAGTGGTTGCGATTTCCCAAGCACACGATCTTGACATTGCTCCTCATGGTCCGCAGGAAATCCATATCCACCTAGTGAGCGCTATCGCCAATGGCCTCATCCTAGAATTCTATCCAAAACGCATGGATCCGATGTGGGGCAAGATTTATAAAGAAACCCTTGTTCTAAATGATGATGGAACAGTCAGCCCTCCAGAAGTCCCAGGAATAGGAATTGAACCTCGTTACGAAACTCTTGAGAGATACCGGGTCAGTTAG
- the icd gene encoding Isocitrate dehydrogenase [NADP] translates to MEIEFSNGKLKVPDQPIIPFIEGDGIGPDIWSAAREVFEGAVSKAYGQSRVIEWKEVYAGQKAFDLFNTWLPEESLSDFKKYRVGIKGPLTTPVGGGIRSLNVALRQELDLFVCLRPVRYFRGVESPLKMPELVDMVIFRENTEDIYAGIEFEEGGEDIEILKKFLLERFPEKFRKIRFPSSVGIGLKPVSIEGTSRFVRSAVQYALQQNRDSVTLVHKGNIMKSTEGAFRDWGYDLVKREFGAQEIDGGPWLQLPNGLIVKDVIADAFLQQILTRPSEYDVIATLNLNGDYISDALAAEVGGIGMAPGANINYDTGHAIFEATHGTAPKYSGQDKVNPGSLILSGEMMFRYLGWHEAADLIIKGLENTISEGTVTYDLARLRESAKEVKCSEFARTIVDQM, encoded by the coding sequence ATGGAAATCGAATTCTCAAATGGAAAGCTAAAGGTCCCTGATCAACCGATAATTCCCTTTATTGAAGGAGACGGAATCGGGCCGGATATTTGGTCTGCAGCTAGGGAAGTATTCGAAGGTGCGGTATCTAAAGCCTACGGTCAAAGCCGAGTTATCGAATGGAAAGAAGTCTACGCTGGGCAGAAGGCTTTTGACTTGTTCAACACCTGGCTACCAGAAGAAAGTCTGTCTGATTTTAAGAAATATCGAGTCGGTATAAAAGGTCCTCTTACTACACCCGTTGGAGGAGGTATTCGTTCGTTAAATGTAGCTCTTCGGCAAGAACTTGACCTTTTTGTTTGTCTAAGACCAGTACGGTATTTCCGAGGTGTTGAAAGCCCTCTTAAAATGCCTGAATTAGTCGACATGGTCATTTTCCGAGAAAACACTGAGGATATCTATGCCGGTATAGAATTTGAAGAAGGAGGCGAAGACATTGAGATATTGAAGAAGTTTCTTTTGGAAAGATTCCCTGAGAAGTTTCGCAAGATTAGATTCCCATCGTCAGTAGGAATTGGATTAAAGCCAGTTTCGATTGAGGGAACTTCTAGATTTGTTCGATCAGCGGTACAATACGCGCTGCAACAGAATCGCGACAGCGTGACCTTAGTTCACAAGGGGAATATCATGAAATCTACGGAAGGAGCTTTCCGTGACTGGGGGTATGATCTTGTGAAACGGGAATTTGGGGCTCAGGAAATTGACGGTGGTCCTTGGCTCCAACTACCGAATGGTCTCATTGTTAAGGATGTTATTGCTGATGCATTTCTTCAGCAAATTTTGACGCGACCATCGGAGTATGATGTAATTGCTACTCTGAATCTTAATGGGGACTACATATCCGACGCACTAGCGGCGGAAGTTGGAGGTATTGGAATGGCTCCAGGAGCAAACATTAACTATGATACTGGGCATGCGATTTTTGAAGCCACTCATGGCACTGCACCAAAGTATTCAGGGCAAGATAAGGTAAATCCTGGTTCACTTATTTTATCTGGAGAGATGATGTTTCGATACCTCGGTTGGCACGAAGCGGCAGATCTGATCATAAAGGGACTTGAGAATACCATTAGTGAAGGTACTGTGACCTATGATCTTGCCCGACTTAGGGAAAGTGCGAAAGAGGTTAAGTGTTCCGAATTTGCCAGGACAATTGTTGATCAAATGTAG
- the der gene encoding GTPase Der codes for MEGKHSVALVGRPNVGKSRLFNQLAGQRIAIVHDQPGVTRDVNPIEIDGEYVLMDTGGIGLERDIDLPGISEAIEDQVFVAINAAELILFVVDGREGCTALDEEILEQLRKSGKIPYLIINKIDSSSLEEQILEFSHFGLDANFLVSAEHGRGINDLKRSIRNFLNKRPKNEIESTTERIKICFVGRPNVGKSALCNGLLESERLIVNEVAGTTRDVIELDLDHTDSDGNKWGFRLVDTAGIKKRRRENSSVEFFSAVRTDQAIEKADVVFLVLDALSGVTRQDKVLAGRAIKAGRALVVVVNKWDLANELFERDPPGQHKDLAGFLETYSNAISKELFFLPQSPIIYVSALEKIDLGQILICARRLEEIQNRQFSTSRINSLIKGLMLRNSPSLVKGKRLKIYYAVQVGKRPIRIRLFCNRSVYFEDNYRRYLENGFISEFQLKGCPIQFEESSKGTN; via the coding sequence ATGGAGGGTAAACATAGCGTAGCACTAGTGGGGAGACCAAATGTTGGGAAAAGTCGTCTTTTTAACCAATTAGCTGGTCAAAGAATAGCGATTGTTCATGACCAACCTGGAGTTACTCGGGACGTTAACCCTATTGAAATCGACGGTGAATACGTCTTGATGGATACAGGGGGTATTGGTCTGGAGCGAGATATAGATTTGCCAGGTATCTCTGAAGCGATTGAAGATCAAGTTTTTGTGGCTATAAATGCGGCGGAACTTATTCTATTTGTAGTTGATGGAAGGGAAGGATGTACTGCTCTTGATGAAGAGATATTGGAGCAACTGCGAAAAAGCGGTAAGATTCCCTATCTTATTATCAACAAAATAGATTCATCCAGCTTAGAAGAGCAAATCCTTGAGTTTTCTCATTTTGGTTTAGATGCAAATTTTCTGGTTTCCGCAGAACATGGTCGTGGAATTAATGATCTTAAAAGAAGCATTCGAAATTTCTTAAATAAAAGACCTAAAAACGAAATAGAATCAACTACGGAACGTATCAAGATTTGTTTTGTTGGGAGGCCAAACGTTGGAAAGTCTGCGCTCTGTAACGGTTTGCTTGAATCGGAAAGACTTATCGTCAATGAGGTTGCTGGAACAACTCGAGATGTAATTGAGTTAGATCTCGATCACACAGATTCAGATGGTAACAAATGGGGGTTTCGACTTGTCGATACTGCTGGAATCAAAAAACGACGCAGGGAGAATTCATCTGTCGAGTTTTTTTCTGCTGTTCGAACAGATCAGGCGATAGAAAAAGCAGATGTTGTTTTCCTGGTACTGGATGCCCTAAGTGGTGTTACTCGTCAGGATAAAGTTTTGGCTGGCCGTGCGATCAAAGCTGGCCGTGCCCTCGTGGTGGTGGTTAATAAGTGGGATTTAGCAAATGAATTATTTGAACGAGATCCTCCAGGCCAACACAAAGATTTAGCGGGGTTTCTAGAAACTTATTCAAATGCGATTAGCAAGGAGTTGTTTTTCCTGCCCCAAAGCCCAATTATTTATGTTTCTGCCCTTGAAAAAATAGATTTAGGTCAGATTTTAATTTGCGCCCGCAGACTCGAAGAGATTCAAAATAGGCAGTTTTCAACTTCTCGCATTAATTCGTTGATAAAAGGCCTGATGCTTAGGAATTCGCCATCTTTGGTTAAAGGGAAGCGATTGAAGATTTATTACGCAGTCCAGGTCGGTAAGCGCCCAATCCGAATACGTCTTTTCTGTAATCGATCCGTATACTTTGAAGATAATTACCGCAGATATCTTGAGAATGGTTTCATATCGGAATTCCAATTGAAGGGCTGCCCAATTCAATTTGAAGAATCTAGCAAAGGTACCAACTAG
- the ugpC gene encoding sn-glycerol-3-phosphate import ATP-binding protein UgpC — protein MAKVILNNLTKDYTDGKTGIVRAVNQVSLEIKDQEFMVLVGPSGCGKSTTLRMIAGLEEISGGSITIGNHVVNEVPPKDRQIAMVFQNYALYPHMSVYDNMAFGLKIMKYPKSQIRERVLEAAGILGIGDLLERKPNALSGGQRQRVAVGRAIVRKPKVFLFDEPLSNLDAKMRVSMRAEISKLHSRLNSTMIYVTHDQVEAMTMGDRITVMKDGDIMQVAEPLTLYNKPANIFVAEFIGSPPMNFLNGKVNRETNQLRFTENGESPVSFVLSPKLEDKIKNHIDREIILGIRPENLFDAESAPDLDPSRLISAEIEVSEPMGAETYLYLRTGSHSLVARVESNIRYTIGQKISMSIDQDFVHLFDLDTELAL, from the coding sequence ATGGCTAAAGTAATTCTAAACAACTTAACGAAGGATTACACCGATGGGAAGACAGGAATAGTCCGTGCAGTTAATCAAGTATCTCTTGAGATAAAAGATCAGGAATTCATGGTGCTGGTAGGCCCCTCTGGATGTGGCAAATCTACGACATTAAGAATGATCGCTGGACTAGAAGAAATCTCTGGAGGTTCGATTACAATTGGCAATCACGTGGTGAACGAAGTTCCCCCAAAGGATCGACAAATAGCAATGGTATTTCAGAACTATGCTCTTTATCCTCATATGTCTGTATACGACAATATGGCCTTTGGACTAAAAATAATGAAGTACCCTAAATCGCAGATTCGCGAACGAGTTTTGGAAGCTGCGGGTATTTTAGGGATTGGGGATTTACTGGAACGGAAACCGAATGCCCTTTCTGGAGGGCAACGCCAAAGAGTTGCTGTAGGTCGTGCAATTGTTCGTAAACCGAAGGTATTTTTATTTGATGAACCTCTATCTAATTTGGATGCAAAGATGCGTGTTTCAATGCGCGCTGAAATATCAAAACTTCATTCCCGGCTTAATTCTACAATGATTTATGTAACTCATGATCAAGTGGAAGCAATGACCATGGGTGATCGTATTACAGTGATGAAGGACGGTGACATAATGCAAGTCGCCGAACCACTTACCCTCTACAATAAGCCAGCCAACATTTTCGTTGCAGAATTTATTGGCAGTCCTCCAATGAATTTCCTAAATGGAAAAGTAAATCGTGAAACCAATCAATTACGATTTACTGAAAATGGGGAAAGCCCAGTTTCGTTTGTTTTAAGTCCAAAGTTGGAAGACAAAATCAAGAACCATATCGATCGCGAAATCATCTTAGGCATTCGACCAGAAAACCTCTTTGATGCGGAGTCGGCTCCTGATTTAGACCCTTCCCGTTTGATATCAGCAGAGATTGAAGTATCCGAGCCGATGGGGGCAGAAACCTATCTGTATCTTAGAACGGGATCGCATTCTCTTGTTGCCCGGGTGGAAAGTAACATCCGATACACAATTGGGCAAAAAATTTCCATGAGCATTGATCAAGACTTCGTCCATTTATTCGACCTAGATACGGAATTAGCGCTGTAG
- the fmt gene encoding Methionyl-tRNA formyltransferase, with the protein MSSDPIGLPLLKYLGSANGGAMDVIGVFTNPDRATGRGMKVTENPIKKWALIKGLNLLQPAKISRNEIDWLKTSGCEILLVMAYGHILPKAVLEQPRLVTVNIHGSLLPFYRGASPIEGAIAAGETVTGVSLMRVEARLDSGPVVDQEKVAIEKSDTAPCLREKLADASVSLWERNQNLIISGRANWEEQWHDKASYTRILNKMDGQLDFFNSAKTLGDRIRALHGWPGSFIELQGSKLRIGKAVAMPRISKDPPGTLRLHSNYLTVATKEGVLRIDEMQRPGGRMLPASEFLRGFKITDGTVVTSMQMVPLFAKKPFGSKIAFTRGSE; encoded by the coding sequence ATGAGTTCGGATCCGATTGGGCTTCCGCTGTTGAAGTACCTGGGTTCCGCTAATGGCGGAGCTATGGATGTAATCGGTGTATTTACCAATCCTGATCGGGCTACCGGACGCGGAATGAAGGTTACAGAAAACCCGATTAAAAAGTGGGCACTTATTAAAGGGTTAAATCTATTACAACCAGCCAAGATCTCCAGAAATGAAATTGATTGGCTCAAGACAAGTGGATGCGAAATTTTACTGGTTATGGCTTATGGGCATATCCTTCCCAAGGCTGTTCTAGAACAGCCTCGATTAGTTACGGTAAACATTCATGGCTCGCTTCTACCTTTTTATCGGGGCGCAAGCCCAATAGAAGGGGCAATTGCGGCGGGAGAAACTGTTACTGGAGTATCTCTAATGCGAGTGGAAGCTCGACTCGATTCAGGGCCGGTCGTTGATCAAGAAAAAGTAGCTATTGAAAAAAGCGATACAGCTCCATGTTTACGGGAAAAGCTAGCGGATGCTAGCGTTTCCCTTTGGGAGAGGAATCAGAATTTAATTATTTCTGGTAGAGCAAACTGGGAAGAGCAATGGCATGACAAGGCCAGCTACACTCGAATCCTTAATAAAATGGATGGACAACTCGATTTTTTTAATTCGGCTAAAACCTTAGGAGACAGAATCAGGGCTCTTCATGGCTGGCCAGGAAGTTTCATTGAACTCCAGGGTTCGAAGTTAAGAATTGGGAAAGCAGTTGCTATGCCTCGAATTTCGAAAGACCCTCCAGGAACGTTACGGTTGCATAGCAATTATCTGACAGTTGCAACTAAAGAAGGTGTTTTAAGGATTGATGAGATGCAAAGACCAGGTGGTAGGATGCTTCCTGCCTCAGAGTTTCTAAGGGGATTCAAAATAACAGACGGTACAGTTGTCACAAGCATGCAGATGGTTCCTCTGTTCGCAAAGAAACCTTTTGGTTCCAAAATCGCGTTTACAAGGGGAAGTGAATGA
- the spo0J gene encoding Stage 0 sporulation protein J — MATEKRRLGRGLVELIRGGVTQPEDTTVAESEPVNAPETTVSISESNSMIGGGAMSEVAVESVDVNPYQPRTNMDQESISDLAESIRSEGLLQPIVVRKVGNKYQIIAGERRYRACLKLKLKTIPARIIEASDTSSAVMSMIENLQREGLNPIEEAKGYASLVCDFDLTQEAVAERVGKGRATVANALRLLQLDQEIQGYLGRSLLSVGHAKVLLQIEDANQRVLVSRKILEENMSVRELEKVVSRYRDGRNSRTSNPRPKEELTALKDLEKRMATQLNTPIHIRHSSRKGRIVIEYFGNEDLQRILEVIGINGF, encoded by the coding sequence ATGGCGACTGAAAAGAGAAGACTTGGCAGGGGATTGGTTGAGTTAATTCGGGGTGGGGTAACCCAGCCTGAGGATACGACTGTTGCCGAAAGTGAACCCGTTAATGCCCCCGAAACAACGGTTAGTATATCTGAGAGCAATTCTATGATTGGTGGGGGAGCGATGTCAGAAGTCGCAGTAGAATCAGTTGATGTAAACCCTTATCAACCACGGACAAATATGGATCAGGAGAGTATCTCTGATTTAGCAGAGAGTATTCGGTCAGAAGGGTTGTTGCAACCTATTGTAGTCCGTAAAGTGGGGAACAAGTATCAGATAATTGCTGGTGAGCGACGGTATCGAGCCTGCCTCAAGTTAAAACTGAAAACAATCCCCGCGCGGATTATCGAAGCTAGTGATACCTCTAGTGCCGTAATGTCGATGATTGAGAATCTTCAGAGGGAAGGTCTGAATCCTATAGAAGAAGCTAAAGGGTATGCGAGTCTGGTTTGTGATTTTGATCTGACGCAAGAGGCTGTCGCTGAGAGAGTGGGGAAAGGAAGGGCGACGGTGGCCAATGCTCTCCGGCTTTTGCAATTGGATCAAGAGATTCAGGGATACCTGGGGCGCAGTCTTTTGTCAGTTGGCCATGCAAAGGTCTTGCTTCAGATTGAAGATGCGAACCAAAGAGTTTTGGTTTCAAGAAAGATTCTCGAAGAAAATATGAGTGTTCGCGAATTAGAAAAGGTAGTTTCTAGATATCGTGATGGAAGAAACTCAAGAACATCTAATCCACGACCAAAGGAAGAGCTAACTGCTTTAAAGGATCTCGAAAAAAGAATGGCAACGCAGTTAAATACTCCAATTCATATCCGCCATTCAAGTCGTAAGGGTCGAATTGTAATCGAGTATTTTGGAAACGAGGATTTACAAAGAATCTTGGAAGTTATAGGTATTAACGGTTTCTAA
- the dgoD_9 gene encoding D-galactonate dehydratase: MKITTLQTYVTNCGIRSRVLVKLGTDQGIFGWGECYGVGPDLAIVPTLEYVFELVKGEDPRRIEFIIQKLFQQFRFPPGSIGLAAISGLDHALWDISGKAAGLPVYMLLGGAVRDRIRVYRGIGGEDSKRTADLAHKLNSEYGFTAFKASPFQLDPNLNRWGRVCNAAARYFEELRNNCGEEWEFAFDPHAKIFEPVRALQLANSLAPFDPYFFEEPLRPENRAAWASLRSQMQVPLATGESLYTRFEFLDLMSQNGVDIIQPDVCVCGGLLELRKIAAIAEAHYVTVAPHNPMGPLATAVNVHFAAATPNFKILEYCMPDRDPWLEDPYLPKDGYLHLRPDRPGLGVEINEEAVKAGGYIHWERSGPRAPDGSTIYL, encoded by the coding sequence ATGAAGATTACTACTCTCCAAACCTACGTCACAAATTGTGGAATACGGTCACGGGTACTTGTTAAGCTGGGGACGGACCAGGGAATTTTCGGTTGGGGGGAATGTTACGGAGTTGGACCCGACTTGGCAATTGTCCCGACCTTGGAGTATGTTTTTGAATTGGTGAAGGGAGAGGACCCTCGAAGAATAGAATTTATAATTCAAAAGTTGTTTCAGCAATTCCGATTTCCGCCAGGTTCAATTGGCTTAGCTGCAATATCGGGACTGGACCATGCATTATGGGATATTAGTGGAAAGGCTGCTGGGTTACCAGTTTATATGTTGCTTGGTGGTGCAGTACGCGATCGTATTAGGGTCTATCGAGGAATAGGAGGGGAAGATTCGAAGAGAACAGCAGATTTAGCACATAAGTTGAATTCCGAATATGGGTTTACTGCCTTTAAAGCATCTCCTTTCCAGCTTGATCCGAATTTAAACCGATGGGGAAGGGTTTGTAATGCAGCGGCCCGATATTTCGAGGAGCTACGAAATAACTGTGGCGAAGAATGGGAATTCGCCTTTGATCCCCATGCCAAAATATTTGAGCCTGTTAGAGCACTTCAGTTAGCAAATTCTTTAGCTCCATTCGATCCGTATTTTTTCGAAGAGCCATTGAGACCAGAAAACCGGGCTGCATGGGCTAGTCTTCGTTCTCAAATGCAGGTGCCGCTAGCCACTGGGGAATCACTTTATACACGTTTTGAATTTCTGGATCTTATGTCTCAAAATGGGGTAGATATTATTCAACCTGATGTTTGCGTTTGTGGAGGATTGCTTGAACTTCGGAAGATTGCTGCAATAGCGGAGGCACACTATGTTACTGTGGCTCCTCACAACCCGATGGGTCCTCTTGCGACAGCTGTGAATGTTCATTTTGCAGCAGCAACACCTAATTTTAAGATTCTAGAATATTGCATGCCGGATCGAGATCCATGGCTGGAGGATCCGTATTTACCTAAAGACGGGTATCTTCACCTACGCCCTGATCGTCCAGGATTGGGGGTCGAAATTAACGAGGAGGCAGTAAAGGCTGGTGGTTATATTCACTGGGAAAGATCTGGTCCCAGAGCACCTGATGGTTCGACTATTTACCTGTAA
- the udg gene encoding Type-4 uracil-DNA glycosylase yields the protein MRSDFEAVVVELRRLRASGVEHIYLEDETIELLDGLLKKTTDNPSKTRGKVESKENRKEYSQEDLDVPIPDSLDIKLPHENKLENWNYLRNIVLNCKVCRHHVKPGKKVVFGVGNLDANIFFCGEAPGADEETIGEPFVGKAGQLLTRIIGAMGLQRNQVYITNIMNWRPATESGFGNRPPDQEEMRFCLPYLRAQLEIVQPKVIVALGNTAVGGLLGPDPNRRMGSVRGKWFEYVGVPLVATYHPSYVLRNNLKETKRLIWCDMLQVMKRIGMQVSEVQKGYFQNRD from the coding sequence ATGCGATCGGATTTTGAGGCAGTTGTTGTTGAGCTTAGGAGATTAAGGGCATCCGGTGTTGAGCATATTTATTTGGAAGACGAAACTATTGAACTCCTTGATGGTTTATTGAAAAAGACCACGGATAACCCTAGCAAAACCCGCGGGAAAGTTGAGTCTAAAGAAAATAGGAAAGAATATTCGCAGGAGGATTTGGATGTTCCTATCCCTGATTCTCTCGACATCAAATTACCTCATGAAAATAAATTGGAGAATTGGAACTACCTCAGAAATATTGTCCTGAACTGCAAGGTATGCCGGCATCATGTTAAACCGGGGAAAAAGGTTGTTTTTGGTGTAGGGAATTTAGATGCAAATATTTTTTTCTGCGGAGAGGCTCCGGGAGCAGATGAGGAAACCATCGGAGAACCGTTTGTTGGTAAAGCTGGCCAGTTGCTTACGCGGATTATCGGGGCCATGGGTCTTCAGAGAAATCAGGTATATATTACAAATATTATGAATTGGAGACCTGCTACTGAATCTGGGTTCGGGAATAGACCACCTGATCAAGAGGAGATGCGATTCTGCCTGCCCTATCTTAGAGCTCAGCTTGAGATTGTTCAGCCTAAGGTGATAGTCGCTTTAGGCAATACGGCAGTTGGTGGACTCCTTGGCCCAGATCCAAATAGAAGAATGGGTTCAGTAAGAGGAAAGTGGTTTGAATATGTAGGGGTTCCTTTGGTAGCTACTTATCACCCTTCTTACGTACTTCGTAATAACTTGAAGGAGACAAAGCGATTGATCTGGTGTGATATGCTTCAAGTTATGAAACGAATTGGAATGCAAGTCTCCGAAGTACAAAAAGGATATTTTCAAAACCGAGATTGA